Below is a genomic region from Thermithiobacillus tepidarius DSM 3134.
CTCCACCTCGGCATTGATCTCGGCATTGGAGGGCAGCACCTGCTGGCTGTCGCCGCTGATGGCTAGGTGCCGCAGGGCCTTGTCCTTGGCCAGCCGAAAATCCTGGATGCCCTCCTCCACCATGATGCGGGCGGCCTCGGTAGCCACCAGCTGGCGCAAGCGCCGGGAGTTCTGGGGGGGTCTGTTCATCGTGTCCTAAAACAGCTCTTCATACAGGTTGGTGGTGGCCGGATCGGCCTCCGGCACATCCGCCACCGGCGCTGCCTGGCCCTCCAGATCCGGGGGCTGGGGCACAAAGGCCGGCGGCAGATGGGCTTCCTGGAAATATTCGGGGATGCCGCCGCTGTCCACTAAAAAGCCGCGATTGGGAGAGATCTCCCGCACCACCACATCGGGCGGCTGGCGGAATTCGCCGATCGGCTGGTCTCTCAGCGCCGTGCGCATGTAGTCGATCCAGATGGGCAGGGCCGTAATCCCGCCGGTCTCGCGCCGCCCCAGGCTGCGTGGTTGGTCGAAGCCCACCCAAACGCCCGTCGCCAGGCGCGGCGTGAAGCCGATGAACCAAGCATCCCGGGATTCGTTGGTGGTGCCCGTCTTGCCGGCCAGATCGGGACGCTCCAAGCTGCGGGCGGCGGTGGCGGTGCCCCGCTGCACCACGTCCTGCATCATGCTGGTAGTGAGGAAGGCCACCGCCGGCGGCAGCACGGTCGAGGTCGGAGCCGGCTGGGCGCACAGGCCGCAATTGACCGGCGTGATGGGGCGGCCCTGGGCGTCCAGCACCTTTTCGATCAGATAGGGGTGCGGCCGGAAGCCGCCGGTGGCGAAGGCGCTGTAGCCCGCCGTCATCTGCAGCAGATTGACCGAGGCCGAGCCCAGGGCCAGGGACAGCCCATTGGGGAGCTGCTGCGGGCTGAAGCCGAAGCGCTGCACGTAGTCGCGGGCGTAGGGCAGGCCGATGGCCTGCAGCAGACGGATGCTGACCAGGTTCTGGGAGCGCGCCAGGGCCACCCGCAGGCGGGTCGGGCCGTAGTGCTTGCTTTCGTAGTTGTCCGGTTGCCAGAGCTTGCCGGAGCCGTCCACCACCGCGAAGGGCCCATCGTCCAGCACGCTGGCCGGAGTGAAATAGTGATTCTGGCCGGCTGCCGCCAGGGCGTCGCCGTCCATGGCGGCGGCGTAGATGAAGGGCTTGAAGGCGGAACCGGGCTGCCGCCAGGCCTGGGTCACGTGGTTGAACTGCTTCAGATCGAAGCTGTAGCCGCCGGCCATGGCCAGGATGCGTCCGGAGGCGGCGTCCAGGGATACCAGGCCGCCCTGCACCTGGGGGATCTGGGCCAGGCGCCAATCCTTGCCCGCCTGCCGCAGCCAGATCAGATCGCCGCGTTGCAGCACGTCCTTGACCCGCTTGGGCCTCGTGTCCGATCCCCGGTGCGCCCAAGCGACGGCCGCGAAGGGCAGGGAAATCTCCTCGCCCGCATCCAGATATACCCGGGCGCGCTCGGCGTCGGCATCGAGCACCGCACCCCAGTGCAGCCCTGCGGGGATCTTGCCGGGCAGCGCGGCGGGCGGCTGGCCGTCGATTACCGCCTGCAGGGCGGCGTCATCCAGCCGGGCAATGGGGCCGCGGTAGCCGTGGCGGCGATCGTAGGCCTCCAGGCCCTCCACCAGCGCCTGCTGTGCCGCCTGCTGGTTCTCGCTCAGGATGGTGGTGTACACCTGCAGGCCGGAGCTGTAGGCGGTCTCCTCGCCGAATGCGTCGACGACCCAACGGCGCACTTCTTCGGTGGCATAGGGGGCGATGTCGTTGCCCGCTACGTGGCGGCTGGCGCTCAGTGGTTCGGCGATGGCGGCCTCGGCCTCGGCCGGCGAGATGAAGCCGAGCTTGGCCATGCGGTGCAGGATATAGTCCCGCCGCGCCAGCGCCCGCTCCGGGTTGATCAGCGGGTTGAAGGCGGAGGGCGCCTTGGGCAAGCCGGCCAGCAGGGCGATCTGCGCCAGGGACAGGTCCCGGATGTCCTTGCCGAAATAGCGTTGTGCCGCCGCCTGCACGCCGTAGGCGCCGTTGCCCAGGTAAATCTGATTGAGGTACAGGGCCAGGATGCTCGGCTTGCTCAGGTGTTGCTCGATCTTCAGCGCCAGCAGGGCTTCCTTGAGCTTGCGCTCGAAGGTCTGGTCGGATTCCAGGAAGAAGTTGCGCGCCACCTGCTGGGTGATGGTGCTGGCGCCCTGCACCACCTGGCCGGCGCGGAAGTTGGCCCAGGCGGCGCGCACGATGCCCATGGCGTCCACGCCGCCATGCTCGTAAAAGCGTGCGTCCTCGGCCGCAATGAAGGCCTGCTGCACCCGGCGGGGAATCTGGTCGATGTGCAGCGGCGTGCGCCGCTCCGCGCCGATCTCCACCAGCAGCACGCTGTCCGCCGAGTAGATGCGCAGGGGCATGCGCGGATGGTAGTCCAGCACCGGGTTGATGTCCGGCAGCTGGCTTTGCAGCCGGTTGTAGGTGAGATAGCCCGCGATGCCGGCCGCACTGAGAAGCAGCACGAGGACGAGCAGGGACCACAGGAGGAAGCGCAGGGCTGGCCGCATATTCTTTGGACGCTAGGGGCTGGTACAGGCTGGAACGGGCAAGCTAAAACATGTCATAGAAGCGAAGAATAGTCTAGCTGGGATGGATGGGAAAGGCGGGCGGGAGCGTGAATCGGAAAGCCGCAAAAAATCCTGGGCGCGCCTTGACAGGGAAGAGAATACTGCTAATTTCCGTGATTACCGGGAACCCGGATAAGACAATATTTACAATGATAAATTCCCGCCAGGCACGGGAATGCCACCCAAAGGTTGCGAAAAAAGGATCTCCATTGCTTGCTTTTGCTCCGCCTCCCGTGATCGGGCTGGATATCAGCTCCTCTTCCGTCAAGCTGGTCGAACTGTCACGAACGAAGGGCCGCTACCGCGTGGAGCGTTTCGGCATCGAGCCCTTGCCCCTCAACAACGGCGGGGCCGGGATGCCGGACATGGATGTGGTGGCCGCCACCGTCGCCGCGCTGATCAAGCGCAGCCAGACCCGTGCCAAGGCAGCCGCCACCGCGCTGCCCGGCGCCGTCGCCATCATCAAGGTCATTTCCCTGCCGGCCGGCATGAACGAGCTGGACATCGACGAGCAGATCCGGCTCGAGGGCGGACAGTACATTCCCTACAGCATGGACGGCGTCAACTTCGATTTCGTGGTGTTGGGACCCGACGACACCCGGCCGGGCTACGATCAGGTGCTGCTGATCGCCTGCAAGCGCGAGGCGGTGGAGGACCGGGTGGCGATCCTGGACAAGGCCGGCATCCAGGCGCGGGTGGTGGACGTGGAGCCTTTTACCCTGCTCGCCGCTTACGAGCACATCGCAGCGCAGCCGGGTGCCGTGCCCCTGGGCCAGACCGTGGCCTTGATCGACGTGGGCGCCACCACCACCAAGGTCAACGTCTTCCAGGCCGGCCAGCCCATCTACAATCGCGAGCACAGCTTCGGCGGCGACCGCCTGACCGAGGAAATCATGCGCCGCTATCGGCTCAGCCAGGAGGATGCCGGCCGCATGAAGCGCCGGGGCGGGCTGCCGGAGGACTACGAGCAGACGGTGCTGGCGCCCTTCGTGGACAACCTGGTAGTCGATCTGCTGCGCTCCCTCGAGTTCTTCCAGTCCAGCATGCCCAACGCTCATGTCGACCAGGTCATGCTCTTCGGCGGCTGCGCGCAGATTCCCGGCGTCTCCGAGGCGCTGCGTGAGCGTGGCCAAGTGCCGGTGACCGTCGCCAACCCCTTCGCCGGCATGGACGTGGCGGCGGGCGTAGACCTCAAGCGCCTGCAACAGGAGGCGCCCTCGCTGGCGGTGGCGTGCGGTCTGGCCTTGCGGAGATTCGACCCATGATTCGCATCAACCTCCTGCCCTACCGTGAAGCCAAGCGCAAAGAGCTGGCGCGCCGCCGCACCATGCTGGTCGGCGCCGGCGCGGCGGTGATCGGCCTGCTGTTCTATGCCGTCTACCTGGGCTTCGATCACCGGCTGCAGCAGCAGCAGGCGCGGGTGGACTTCCTCCGCCAGGAGATCGCCCAGCTCGACGTCAAGATCAAGACCATCGCCGACATCAAGCAGCAGCGCGAGGCCATGCTCGCCAAGCTCAACGTGGTCGAGAAGCTGCAGAAGGACCGCGGCCTCGTGGTGCAGGTCTTCAACGAGCTGGCCGCGCGCACGCCCGACGGCGTATTCCTGACCCACGTCCAGGAAGGGCCGCAGGGTTTCCTGCTGGAAGGCTATGCCGAATCCAACGGCCAGGTTTCCGAGCTGATGCGCAACCTCGAAGCCTCCTCGGTATTCACGGCACCCAGGCTGGAAATCATCTCCAAGAGCGAGCTGGCCGGCTCGCCGGTGGGCCAGTTCAAGATGCAGGTGAGCCTGCGTCCCGCACTGGAGGGGGAAGCGCAGCAACAAGCGACGAGCGCCGGCAAGGGGGCGGCAGGGCAATGAGCTGGGACGAGATCCGCAACCTGCAGCCCGACGACTTCTTCCGCTGGCCGCTGAAGACCCAGTTGGGCGCCGTGGCCGTGGTGGCCCTGTTTCTGGGCATTTTTTTCTATCTGTTCCTGCTCAAGCCCCTCAACGAGCAATATGCTTCGCTGCAGGGCGAGGAGGAGTTCCTGAAGGGCCAGGTGCGCGAAAAGCAGCGGCTGGCGGCCCA
It encodes:
- a CDS encoding penicillin-binding protein 1A yields the protein MRPALRFLLWSLLVLVLLLSAAGIAGYLTYNRLQSQLPDINPVLDYHPRMPLRIYSADSVLLVEIGAERRTPLHIDQIPRRVQQAFIAAEDARFYEHGGVDAMGIVRAAWANFRAGQVVQGASTITQQVARNFFLESDQTFERKLKEALLALKIEQHLSKPSILALYLNQIYLGNGAYGVQAAAQRYFGKDIRDLSLAQIALLAGLPKAPSAFNPLINPERALARRDYILHRMAKLGFISPAEAEAAIAEPLSASRHVAGNDIAPYATEEVRRWVVDAFGEETAYSSGLQVYTTILSENQQAAQQALVEGLEAYDRRHGYRGPIARLDDAALQAVIDGQPPAALPGKIPAGLHWGAVLDADAERARVYLDAGEEISLPFAAVAWAHRGSDTRPKRVKDVLQRGDLIWLRQAGKDWRLAQIPQVQGGLVSLDAASGRILAMAGGYSFDLKQFNHVTQAWRQPGSAFKPFIYAAAMDGDALAAAGQNHYFTPASVLDDGPFAVVDGSGKLWQPDNYESKHYGPTRLRVALARSQNLVSIRLLQAIGLPYARDYVQRFGFSPQQLPNGLSLALGSASVNLLQMTAGYSAFATGGFRPHPYLIEKVLDAQGRPITPVNCGLCAQPAPTSTVLPPAVAFLTTSMMQDVVQRGTATAARSLERPDLAGKTGTTNESRDAWFIGFTPRLATGVWVGFDQPRSLGRRETGGITALPIWIDYMRTALRDQPIGEFRQPPDVVVREISPNRGFLVDSGGIPEYFQEAHLPPAFVPQPPDLEGQAAPVADVPEADPATTNLYEELF
- the pilM gene encoding type IV pilus assembly protein PilM, whose translation is MLAFAPPPVIGLDISSSSVKLVELSRTKGRYRVERFGIEPLPLNNGGAGMPDMDVVAATVAALIKRSQTRAKAAATALPGAVAIIKVISLPAGMNELDIDEQIRLEGGQYIPYSMDGVNFDFVVLGPDDTRPGYDQVLLIACKREAVEDRVAILDKAGIQARVVDVEPFTLLAAYEHIAAQPGAVPLGQTVALIDVGATTTKVNVFQAGQPIYNREHSFGGDRLTEEIMRRYRLSQEDAGRMKRRGGLPEDYEQTVLAPFVDNLVVDLLRSLEFFQSSMPNAHVDQVMLFGGCAQIPGVSEALRERGQVPVTVANPFAGMDVAAGVDLKRLQQEAPSLAVACGLALRRFDP
- a CDS encoding PilN domain-containing protein is translated as MIRINLLPYREAKRKELARRRTMLVGAGAAVIGLLFYAVYLGFDHRLQQQQARVDFLRQEIAQLDVKIKTIADIKQQREAMLAKLNVVEKLQKDRGLVVQVFNELAARTPDGVFLTHVQEGPQGFLLEGYAESNGQVSELMRNLEASSVFTAPRLEIISKSELAGSPVGQFKMQVSLRPALEGEAQQQATSAGKGAAGQ